A portion of the Krasilnikovia cinnamomea genome contains these proteins:
- a CDS encoding FtsK/SpoIIIE domain-containing protein, with translation MGNHRNALVAAVRQELAEARGTARAVLAAAESARGESQRRRQLVREAYATCLTQLAEARDAARRDILGRFRSEARRLTGIVELAATLCAAGAAGAPWRTWTPTWNTGGPDRGASAGLLRIGTIAYDPDGTDRTRVTLPALLPLLDGAHLELGGEQSAVDGIISTVLLRALGTTRPGEVHVTVFDPEQLGGTLAAFGPLGNAGLLSLVGPGGLGALLDGLVEHICRVNETVLAGEYGSLAALTAATPGPRPEPWRLIVLLVDPATAAELPASQRAQLDRIVRTGVGCGVHLVVRGLDLGTQPTVARVGVRDDGTAVSSSIGDLPIRLDAPPPAERIAGFCRAATEHLHAGPPTARLSDLEPEKLWTESSAYGLLAPIGAGPDGALVEVLLDDHRPHALIGGPPGSGRTNLVYAWLASLAARYGPDELAVYLLDGTDSGSFAQCVPGPGEPDWLPQLHLAGINLTGDPEFGLAVLRHLGEELRHRAQAAKRYGVATLAELRTEDPGGQWPRIVAVLDEFPPEAAEVVALLADLARRGPAQGVHLILTTQDPAGAEFLRDAGLPGFQLRLALPKAEGILADGNLAAAVIPRFHAVVNTDAGSASANRIVRLPDAGTQLAAPRADPGPQPVLPESPGHLPPGDPTPGPLPGYQTPGPVHGYPAPGSTRSAWRALQHRLWRERPDGAVPPRWFDGHAVPRLPEAYRPAGQAPDSTARVGCSPGAVLGERVDVPPGPARLRLGRMPGRNLAVLGSRTAEACDVLAAAALSLAAQGPARFSVACLHPAAERAATRLAGELPQADWYDHDTVAGLFDNLVAADIPHYVLGYGFGAAPAYRDRLRALLADGPERRVHVLAWWRSVARLRETLGGAGLDRVGAWVALDVPGPELSPLFPHTGGPAWSPRPRRALFFDRSVHRFPEVIIPYEVHSDPT, from the coding sequence GTGGGGAACCACCGCAACGCGCTGGTCGCCGCGGTCCGGCAGGAGCTGGCCGAGGCGCGCGGGACCGCCCGGGCCGTGCTCGCCGCGGCGGAGTCGGCGCGCGGCGAATCGCAGCGCCGCCGCCAGCTGGTCCGCGAGGCGTACGCGACGTGCCTCACCCAGCTGGCCGAGGCCCGCGACGCCGCCCGGCGCGACATCCTGGGCCGGTTCCGGTCCGAGGCGCGGCGGCTGACCGGCATCGTCGAGCTGGCCGCGACGCTGTGCGCCGCGGGCGCCGCCGGGGCGCCGTGGCGCACCTGGACCCCGACCTGGAACACCGGGGGCCCGGACCGCGGGGCCTCGGCCGGACTGCTGCGGATCGGCACGATCGCGTACGACCCGGACGGCACGGACCGTACCCGGGTCACGCTGCCCGCCCTGCTGCCCCTGCTCGACGGCGCCCACCTGGAACTCGGCGGCGAGCAGAGCGCCGTGGACGGGATCATCTCGACCGTGCTGCTGCGCGCGCTGGGCACCACCCGCCCCGGCGAGGTGCACGTCACCGTCTTCGACCCGGAACAGCTCGGCGGCACCCTCGCCGCGTTCGGCCCGCTCGGCAACGCCGGCCTGCTCTCCCTGGTCGGCCCCGGCGGCCTCGGCGCGCTGCTCGACGGCCTGGTGGAGCACATCTGCCGGGTCAACGAGACGGTGCTGGCCGGCGAGTACGGCTCCCTGGCCGCGCTCACCGCCGCCACCCCGGGCCCCCGGCCCGAGCCGTGGCGGCTGATCGTGCTGCTGGTGGACCCGGCCACCGCCGCCGAGCTGCCCGCCAGCCAGCGGGCCCAGCTCGACCGGATCGTACGCACCGGCGTCGGCTGCGGCGTCCACCTCGTCGTACGCGGGCTGGACCTGGGGACACAGCCGACGGTGGCCCGGGTCGGAGTTCGGGACGACGGTACGGCCGTCAGCAGCAGCATCGGCGATCTGCCGATCCGGCTGGACGCCCCACCCCCCGCCGAGCGGATCGCCGGTTTCTGCCGCGCCGCCACCGAGCACCTGCATGCCGGGCCGCCCACCGCCCGTCTCAGCGACCTCGAACCCGAGAAACTGTGGACCGAGTCGTCCGCGTACGGGCTGCTGGCTCCGATCGGCGCGGGCCCGGACGGCGCCCTGGTCGAGGTGCTGCTCGACGACCACCGGCCGCACGCGCTCATCGGCGGCCCGCCCGGCTCCGGCCGGACCAATCTGGTGTACGCCTGGCTCGCCTCGCTGGCCGCCCGGTACGGCCCCGACGAGCTGGCCGTCTACCTGCTCGACGGCACGGACAGCGGGTCGTTCGCCCAGTGTGTCCCCGGCCCCGGGGAGCCGGACTGGCTGCCGCAACTCCACCTGGCCGGAATCAACCTCACCGGCGACCCGGAGTTCGGTCTGGCCGTGCTGCGCCACCTCGGCGAGGAGCTGCGGCACCGGGCACAGGCCGCGAAACGGTACGGGGTCGCCACCCTCGCCGAGCTGCGCACCGAGGATCCGGGCGGGCAGTGGCCCCGGATCGTGGCCGTCCTCGACGAGTTCCCGCCGGAAGCGGCGGAGGTCGTCGCGCTGCTGGCCGACCTCGCCCGGCGTGGCCCCGCCCAGGGTGTCCACCTGATCCTCACGACCCAGGATCCGGCGGGGGCCGAGTTCCTGCGCGACGCCGGACTACCCGGGTTCCAACTGCGCCTCGCCCTGCCCAAGGCGGAGGGCATCCTCGCCGACGGCAACCTCGCCGCCGCGGTCATCCCCCGGTTCCACGCGGTCGTCAACACCGACGCGGGCAGCGCCAGCGCCAACCGGATCGTCCGCCTCCCGGACGCGGGCACCCAGCTCGCCGCGCCCCGCGCCGACCCAGGGCCGCAGCCGGTCCTACCGGAATCGCCCGGCCACCTGCCGCCGGGCGACCCGACACCGGGCCCGCTGCCCGGCTACCAGACACCGGGCCCGGTACACGGCTACCCGGCGCCGGGGTCGACGCGGTCCGCGTGGCGGGCGCTGCAGCACCGGCTGTGGCGGGAACGCCCGGACGGCGCCGTCCCGCCGCGCTGGTTCGACGGCCACGCCGTGCCGCGCCTGCCGGAGGCGTACCGGCCCGCCGGGCAGGCGCCGGATTCGACCGCACGGGTGGGCTGCTCCCCCGGTGCCGTCCTGGGCGAGCGGGTCGACGTGCCGCCCGGCCCGGCCCGGCTGCGGCTGGGCCGGATGCCGGGACGCAACCTGGCCGTGCTCGGCAGCCGCACCGCCGAGGCCTGCGACGTGCTGGCGGCGGCCGCCCTCTCGCTGGCCGCGCAGGGACCGGCCCGGTTCAGCGTGGCCTGCCTCCACCCGGCCGCCGAGCGCGCGGCCACCCGGCTGGCCGGCGAACTGCCGCAGGCCGACTGGTACGACCACGACACCGTGGCCGGGCTCTTCGACAACCTCGTCGCGGCGGACATCCCGCACTACGTGCTCGGGTACGGCTTCGGCGCCGCCCCGGCGTACCGGGACCGGTTGCGCGCCCTGCTGGCCGACGGCCCCGAGCGCCGGGTGCACGTGCTGGCCTGGTGGCGTTCGGTGGCGCGGCTGCGCGAGACCCTGGGCGGGGCCGGGCTGGACCGGGTCGGCGCGTGGGTCGCCCTGGACGTCCCCGGCCCGGAACTCAGCCCGCTGTTTCCGCACACGGGCGGCCCGGCCTGGAGTCCACGGCCGCGGCGGGCGCTGTTCTTCGACCGTTCGGTACACCGGTTCCCCGAAGTGATCATCCCCTATGAGGTGCACAGTGACCCCACGTGA
- the nucS gene encoding endonuclease NucS, whose protein sequence is MRLVIAKCSVDYVGRLSAHLPPAVRLLMVKADGSVSIHADDRAYKPLNWMSPPCKLQEAPGVWKVVNKAGEELRITLEEIFQDTSYELGVDPGLVKDGVEAHLQELLAAHPETFGEGWTLVRREYMTAIGPVDLLCRDADGAAVAVEVKRRGEIDGVEQLTRYLELMNRDPLLAPVQGVFAAQEIKPQARVLATDRGIRCVVVDYDKLRGMERNELTLF, encoded by the coding sequence GTGCGCCTGGTCATCGCGAAGTGCTCTGTCGACTACGTTGGACGGCTGTCGGCCCACCTGCCCCCGGCGGTGCGGCTGCTCATGGTCAAGGCGGACGGCTCGGTGTCGATCCACGCCGACGACCGGGCGTACAAGCCGCTGAACTGGATGAGCCCGCCCTGCAAGCTGCAGGAGGCGCCCGGGGTGTGGAAGGTCGTCAACAAAGCGGGCGAGGAGCTGCGGATCACCCTGGAGGAGATCTTCCAGGACACATCGTACGAACTCGGCGTGGACCCCGGCCTGGTCAAGGACGGTGTCGAAGCGCACCTGCAGGAGCTGCTGGCCGCGCACCCCGAGACGTTCGGCGAGGGCTGGACACTGGTACGCCGCGAGTACATGACCGCGATCGGCCCGGTGGACCTGCTGTGCCGTGACGCGGACGGGGCGGCGGTGGCGGTCGAGGTCAAGCGCCGGGGCGAGATCGACGGGGTGGAGCAGCTCACCCGGTACCTGGAGCTGATGAACCGGGATCCGCTGCTGGCCCCGGTTCAAGGGGTGTTCGCGGCGCAGGAGATCAAGCCGCAGGCGCGGGTGCTGGCCACGGACCGTGGCATCCGGTGCGTGGTGGTCGACTACGACAAGCTGCGCGGCATGGAACGCAACGAACTAACCCTCTTCTGA
- a CDS encoding NUDIX hydrolase: protein MIRVEDIRATVDAYLIRHPDEVGRLAPLTTALDADHDLTSRKTLPGHVTCSALVCDPAGRVLHIRHNVLNRWLCPGGHLEPHDTTLAGGALREITEETGIPVSALRLIDEVPIDIDVHPIPANPAKSEPDHQHFDLRYAFTTTAAPQVVLQTEEVHDFGWLPTAEIEPAWLAGRLTDPQWEIRAG from the coding sequence ATGATCAGGGTCGAGGACATCCGCGCCACGGTGGACGCTTACCTGATCCGCCATCCGGACGAGGTCGGCAGGCTCGCCCCGCTAACTACAGCCCTCGACGCCGACCACGACTTGACCTCGCGGAAGACTCTCCCCGGCCACGTAACCTGCTCCGCGCTCGTCTGCGACCCGGCTGGCCGGGTGCTGCACATCCGCCACAACGTGCTGAACAGGTGGCTGTGCCCCGGCGGCCACCTGGAACCCCACGACACCACCCTGGCCGGTGGCGCGTTGCGAGAGATCACCGAAGAGACCGGTATCCCCGTCAGCGCCCTGCGCCTGATCGACGAGGTGCCCATCGACATCGACGTGCACCCCATCCCCGCCAACCCGGCCAAGAGCGAACCCGACCACCAGCACTTCGACCTCCGCTACGCCTTCACCACAACCGCCGCACCACAGGTCGTGCTGCAGACCGAGGAGGTCCACGACTTCGGCTGGCTGCCCACCGCCGAGATCGAACCAGCCTGGCTGGCCGGGCGGCTCACCGATCCCCAATGGGAAATCAGGGCAGGATGA
- a CDS encoding DUF2267 domain-containing protein encodes MKFPEFISKVAEHTALPRDEADAITRATLRTLGERITGGEARDLAAQLPHELQDSLASAPEEAEQFDLDEFIRRVAERAQVAPDDARSGVSAVFQTVEEAVSFGEFDDVMAQLPDEFGALAKPVILP; translated from the coding sequence ATGAAATTTCCGGAATTCATCTCGAAGGTGGCCGAACACACCGCGCTGCCCCGGGACGAGGCCGACGCCATCACCCGGGCGACGCTGCGGACCCTCGGTGAGCGGATCACCGGCGGCGAGGCGCGTGACCTCGCCGCGCAGCTGCCCCACGAGCTGCAGGACAGCCTTGCGTCGGCCCCGGAGGAAGCCGAGCAGTTCGACCTCGACGAGTTCATTCGCCGCGTCGCCGAGCGCGCCCAGGTTGCACCGGACGACGCCCGCAGCGGCGTGAGCGCGGTGTTCCAGACAGTGGAGGAGGCCGTCAGCTTCGGCGAGTTCGACGACGTGATGGCCCAATTGCCGGACGAGTTCGGAGCCCTCGCCAAGCCGGTCATCCTGCCCTGA
- a CDS encoding DUF4126 domain-containing protein, producing the protein MLEALTGTGLAASAGLNAYIPLLTMGLLARFTDVVELPAGWHWLSGGWALVILAVLLAIEVVADKVPVVDHVNDVVQTVVRPAAGGLAFGAGAGAQTATVSDPGALGSRQWMAIAAGVLIALCVHGVKAASRPVVNATTGGLGAPVVSTVEDFGSVVMSLLAILMPILVLLGLVLLAAGGTWIVRRRRRRRRQRRAVEGVETVRLFG; encoded by the coding sequence GTGCTCGAAGCGTTGACCGGCACCGGCCTGGCCGCATCAGCCGGACTGAATGCCTACATTCCCCTGCTCACGATGGGTCTGCTGGCCCGGTTCACCGACGTGGTGGAGCTGCCCGCCGGGTGGCATTGGCTGTCCGGCGGCTGGGCGCTGGTCATCCTGGCGGTGCTGCTGGCGATCGAGGTCGTGGCGGACAAGGTGCCCGTCGTGGATCACGTCAACGACGTGGTGCAGACGGTGGTACGGCCCGCCGCGGGCGGGCTGGCGTTCGGGGCGGGCGCGGGAGCGCAGACCGCGACGGTGTCCGATCCGGGCGCGCTGGGTTCGCGCCAGTGGATGGCGATCGCGGCGGGTGTCCTCATCGCCCTGTGCGTACACGGGGTGAAGGCCGCGTCACGGCCCGTGGTCAACGCCACCACGGGTGGGCTCGGGGCGCCCGTGGTGAGCACCGTCGAGGACTTCGGCAGCGTCGTGATGTCGCTGCTGGCGATCCTGATGCCGATCCTGGTGCTGCTCGGGCTCGTGCTGCTGGCGGCCGGCGGGACCTGGATCGTACGGCGGCGCCGCCGACGTCGCCGCCAACGGCGGGCCGTGGAGGGTGTCGAGACGGTGCGCCTGTTTGGTTGA
- a CDS encoding 3-hydroxyacyl-CoA dehydrogenase family protein — MAGRLAVIGSGLMGSGIAQVAAQAGWTVTMRDIDDASLTRGVTAIRESLGRFAAKGKISEEDAEATVGRITTTTDLDAAAEADVVVEAIFERIEAKHDVFRTLDKVCKPGAVLGTNTSAIPITQIAAVTSRPESVVGIHFFSPVPMMKLVELVRGYQTSDETLANARNFAEEVGKTCVEVKRDVAGFVSNRLFSALLVEAIKLVESGVVSAADLDTVMKLGFGHAMGPLATVDLTGLDVMLNAASNIYRDTADEKFFPPELLQRMVTAGDLGRKTGKGFYSY; from the coding sequence ATGGCGGGTCGACTCGCGGTCATCGGCTCCGGCCTGATGGGTTCGGGCATTGCCCAGGTGGCGGCGCAGGCCGGTTGGACGGTCACCATGCGGGACATCGACGACGCGTCGCTGACCCGCGGCGTGACAGCGATCCGGGAGTCGCTCGGGCGCTTCGCCGCCAAGGGCAAGATCTCCGAGGAGGACGCGGAGGCGACCGTCGGCCGGATCACCACCACGACCGACCTGGACGCGGCGGCCGAGGCCGATGTCGTGGTCGAGGCCATCTTCGAGCGCATCGAGGCCAAGCACGACGTCTTCCGTACCCTCGACAAGGTCTGCAAGCCGGGCGCCGTGCTGGGCACCAACACCTCGGCCATCCCGATCACCCAGATCGCGGCGGTCACGTCGCGTCCCGAGTCGGTGGTGGGCATCCACTTCTTCTCGCCCGTACCGATGATGAAGCTGGTCGAACTGGTGCGCGGCTACCAGACCTCCGACGAGACGCTGGCCAACGCCCGTAACTTCGCCGAGGAGGTCGGCAAGACCTGCGTCGAGGTCAAGCGGGACGTGGCTGGCTTCGTTTCCAACCGGCTCTTCTCGGCCCTGCTGGTCGAGGCGATCAAGCTGGTCGAGAGCGGCGTCGTCTCGGCCGCCGACCTGGACACCGTCATGAAGCTGGGCTTCGGGCACGCGATGGGCCCACTGGCCACCGTCGACCTGACCGGGCTCGACGTGATGCTGAACGCGGCCAGCAACATCTACCGCGACACCGCCGACGAGAAGTTCTTCCCGCCGGAGCTGCTGCAGCGAATGGTCACCGCGGGCGATCTGGGCCGCAAGACCGGCAAGGGCTTCTACTCGTACTGA
- a CDS encoding ABC transporter ATP-binding protein, giving the protein MGDGEPAISVRDLRKAYGGTPAVDGIDLTVARGEVFALLGPNGAGKTTIVEILEGFRRRDAGEVTVLGVDPAVANGGRGAAVGAQARRWRQRVGIVLQGTGEFDDLTVGEVVGHFARYYPHPDDPAQVIARVGLTEKVAARTHTLSGGQKRRLDVALGIIGRPELLFLDEPTTGFDPEARREFWALIRDLQAGGTTIVLTTHYLDEAEALADRVAVIARGRLIAVDSPHRLGDRDSALATVSWRTPEGSWERTQSATPTAVVADLAARFSGEVPGLTVTRPTLEDVYLRMIGA; this is encoded by the coding sequence ATGGGAGACGGTGAACCGGCGATCAGCGTCCGTGACCTGCGCAAGGCCTACGGGGGTACCCCCGCCGTGGACGGCATCGACCTGACCGTGGCGCGCGGCGAGGTCTTCGCGCTGCTCGGCCCGAACGGCGCGGGCAAGACGACGATCGTGGAGATCCTGGAGGGCTTCCGGCGGCGCGACGCCGGTGAGGTCACCGTGCTCGGCGTCGACCCCGCCGTGGCGAACGGGGGCCGCGGCGCCGCCGTGGGCGCGCAGGCGCGGCGCTGGCGGCAGCGGGTCGGCATCGTGCTGCAGGGTACGGGCGAGTTCGACGACCTCACGGTCGGCGAGGTCGTCGGCCACTTCGCCCGCTACTACCCGCACCCGGACGATCCGGCGCAGGTCATCGCCCGGGTCGGGCTGACGGAGAAGGTGGCGGCGCGCACCCACACCCTGTCCGGCGGGCAGAAGCGCCGCCTCGACGTGGCCCTGGGCATCATCGGCCGCCCCGAGCTGCTCTTCCTCGACGAACCGACGACCGGCTTCGACCCGGAGGCGCGCCGCGAGTTCTGGGCGCTGATCCGGGACCTGCAGGCGGGCGGGACGACGATCGTGCTGACCACGCATTACCTGGACGAGGCGGAGGCGCTTGCGGACCGGGTCGCGGTGATCGCGCGCGGGCGGCTGATCGCGGTGGACAGTCCACACCGGCTCGGCGACCGGGACTCGGCCCTGGCGACCGTCTCCTGGCGTACCCCGGAAGGGTCCTGGGAACGCACGCAGAGCGCGACGCCGACGGCCGTGGTGGCCGACCTGGCCGCGCGTTTCTCCGGCGAGGTGCCCGGGCTGACGGTCACCCGGCCGACCCTGGAAGATGTCTATCTGCGGATGATCGGAGCGTGA
- a CDS encoding cob(I)yrinic acid a,c-diamide adenosyltransferase: MAVHLTRIYTRTGDAGQTRLGNNEVAAKTDPRIAAYADADECNAALGVALALGGLPEDIREVLTAVQNDLFDVGADLCNPLSEDPPYPPLRITEAYVTRLEGWCDEYNERLPALDSFILPGGTPGAALLHVARTVARRAERSAWALIAMDAQRTGELPAKYLNRLSDLLFILARSANPDGDVRWVPGGARA; encoded by the coding sequence ATGGCCGTCCACCTGACCCGCATCTATACCCGCACCGGCGACGCCGGGCAGACCCGCCTGGGCAACAACGAGGTCGCCGCCAAGACCGATCCGCGGATCGCGGCGTACGCGGACGCCGACGAGTGCAACGCCGCCCTCGGCGTCGCGCTCGCGCTCGGTGGGCTCCCGGAGGACATCCGTGAGGTGCTGACCGCGGTGCAGAACGACCTGTTCGACGTCGGCGCGGACCTGTGCAACCCGCTCAGCGAGGACCCGCCGTACCCGCCGCTGCGGATCACCGAGGCGTACGTGACCCGCCTCGAGGGCTGGTGCGACGAGTACAACGAGCGGCTGCCCGCGCTCGACTCCTTCATCCTGCCCGGCGGCACCCCCGGGGCGGCCCTGCTGCACGTGGCCCGTACCGTGGCCCGCCGCGCGGAGCGCTCGGCGTGGGCCCTGATCGCCATGGACGCGCAACGGACGGGCGAACTGCCCGCCAAGTACCTGAACCGCCTGTCCGACCTGCTGTTCATCCTCGCGCGCAGCGCGAACCCCGACGGCGACGTGAGGTGGGTCCCCGGCGGCGCCCGGGCCTGA
- a CDS encoding DUF2550 domain-containing protein: MRILEFLGICVVTLLVLLLALFLRRRLLMRGGGTIALQVRVHTLVPGRGWSAGIGQFVGDELRFHRMFSFAIRAKRVLNRRELIVDRPRLPEGPECRPIPGHWVVLSCATPESRVEIAMAESTVTGFLSWLEAGPPGSTARRPVAAPRPAEH, translated from the coding sequence ATGCGGATTCTGGAATTCCTCGGAATCTGCGTCGTCACGCTGCTCGTCCTGCTGCTGGCCCTGTTCCTGCGCCGTCGCCTGCTGATGCGCGGCGGCGGCACCATCGCGCTTCAGGTCCGCGTCCACACGCTCGTCCCCGGACGGGGCTGGTCCGCCGGGATCGGCCAGTTCGTCGGTGACGAGCTGCGCTTCCACCGCATGTTCAGCTTCGCCATCCGCGCGAAGCGGGTCCTGAACCGCCGGGAGCTGATCGTGGACCGCCCGCGGCTGCCGGAAGGCCCGGAATGCCGCCCGATCCCCGGGCACTGGGTCGTGCTGAGCTGCGCGACACCGGAATCGCGGGTGGAGATCGCCATGGCGGAGTCCACGGTGACGGGCTTCCTGTCGTGGCTTGAGGCTGGCCCGCCCGGCAGCACCGCCCGGCGCCCGGTGGCCGCCCCGCGCCCGGCCGAGCACTGA
- a CDS encoding F0F1 ATP synthase subunit epsilon — MANQLNVQVVAVEEKIWSGEAEMLVARTTEGELGVLPGHAPLLGQLKEPSQVRVKLAGGEQLTYDVAGGFLSVREDGVTVLAESATAALPDAR, encoded by the coding sequence GTGGCCAACCAGCTGAACGTCCAGGTCGTCGCCGTCGAGGAGAAGATCTGGTCCGGCGAGGCGGAGATGCTTGTCGCCCGCACCACCGAGGGTGAGCTCGGTGTGCTGCCTGGCCACGCCCCGCTGCTGGGCCAGCTGAAGGAGCCCTCCCAGGTTCGCGTCAAGCTCGCGGGTGGTGAGCAGCTGACGTACGACGTGGCCGGCGGCTTCCTGTCGGTACGCGAGGACGGCGTGACCGTACTCGCCGAGAGCGCCACCGCCGCCCTCCCCGACGCGCGCTGA
- a CDS encoding ABC transporter permease codes for MGAVRLGLSQGVLEIRQFMRSREQVMFTLAFPAILVIIFGSVFSGTISEGVKFTQYFVTGMIASGLMTVGFQALAIQIPQERDRGVLKRLLGTPMPKWVYFAGKVVMVAFVAVLETVILLAVATLLFDLRLPDTAGRWLTFGWVAVLGITACTLSGVAFSSLARTGRSAPAVVTPVALILQFTSGVFFVYTQLPVWMQETAAVFPLKWMCQGLRAVFLPASFGAAEPAGSFELGRVALVLAAWCVVALVLCLTTFRWTTKRDG; via the coding sequence ATGGGCGCGGTTCGGCTGGGCCTCAGCCAGGGGGTCCTGGAGATCAGGCAGTTCATGCGCAGCCGCGAGCAGGTGATGTTCACGCTGGCCTTCCCGGCCATCCTCGTCATCATCTTCGGCTCGGTCTTCAGCGGCACGATCAGCGAAGGGGTGAAGTTCACCCAGTACTTCGTGACCGGGATGATCGCTTCCGGGCTGATGACGGTCGGTTTCCAGGCGCTGGCCATCCAGATCCCGCAGGAGCGCGACCGTGGGGTGCTCAAGCGACTGCTCGGCACGCCCATGCCGAAGTGGGTCTACTTCGCGGGCAAGGTGGTGATGGTGGCGTTCGTCGCGGTGCTGGAGACCGTCATCCTGCTGGCCGTGGCCACCCTGTTGTTCGATCTGCGGCTGCCGGACACGGCCGGGCGGTGGCTGACGTTCGGCTGGGTGGCGGTGCTCGGCATCACCGCCTGCACGCTGTCCGGAGTGGCGTTCTCGTCGCTGGCCAGGACCGGGCGCAGCGCTCCCGCCGTGGTCACCCCGGTCGCGCTGATCCTGCAGTTCACCTCCGGAGTGTTCTTCGTCTACACGCAACTGCCGGTCTGGATGCAGGAGACGGCCGCGGTGTTCCCGCTCAAGTGGATGTGCCAGGGGCTGCGGGCGGTGTTCCTGCCGGCCTCGTTCGGCGCCGCCGAGCCGGCGGGCTCGTTCGAGCTGGGCCGGGTGGCGCTGGTGCTGGCGGCGTGGTGCGTGGTCGCGCTGGTGCTGTGCCTGACGACGTTCCGCTGGACGACGAAGCGCGACGGGTGA
- the murA gene encoding UDP-N-acetylglucosamine 1-carboxyvinyltransferase, producing the protein MARVDVIRVKGGARLAGDVTVDGAKNSALKLMAVTLLAEGRSVVENVPRITDIAIMGEVLRRLGCQVELAGGIATIDVPAVPGAEADYDLVRRLRASICVLGPLLARRGDVRVALPGGDMIGSRGLDMHFSGLARMGAEISGEHGFVIASAPGGLRGAKIWLDFPSVGATENLLMAAVLARGGTEIDNAAREPEIVDICEMLNAMGARISGAGTSTLQIEGVHALSPVRHTTIGDRIVGGTWAFGAAMTRGDVTVHGVRPEFLDIALDKLVSAGAVVDPGENSFRVRMADRPTAVDVVTLPFPGFATDLLPMALGLGAVSQGSSLITENIFDGRFMFVNEMVRLGADIRTDGHHAVVRGRERLSGAPVRATDIRAGAGLVIAGLCAEGMTEVGEVHHIDRGYPDFVADLAKLGVDVERAQVAEPRYGF; encoded by the coding sequence ATGGCCCGCGTGGATGTGATCAGGGTCAAGGGCGGGGCGCGCCTCGCCGGGGACGTCACGGTCGACGGCGCGAAGAACTCCGCGCTCAAGCTCATGGCGGTCACCCTGCTGGCCGAGGGGCGCAGCGTGGTGGAGAACGTGCCGCGCATCACCGACATCGCGATCATGGGCGAGGTGCTGCGCCGGCTGGGCTGCCAGGTGGAGCTCGCGGGCGGGATCGCCACGATCGACGTACCGGCCGTGCCGGGCGCCGAGGCGGACTACGACCTGGTGCGCCGGCTGCGCGCCTCGATCTGCGTACTCGGACCGCTGCTGGCCCGGCGCGGCGACGTCCGCGTCGCCCTGCCCGGCGGCGACATGATCGGCTCCCGCGGCCTGGACATGCACTTCTCGGGACTGGCCCGGATGGGTGCGGAGATCTCCGGCGAGCACGGCTTCGTCATCGCGTCGGCTCCCGGCGGGCTGCGCGGCGCGAAGATCTGGCTCGACTTCCCCAGCGTGGGCGCGACGGAGAACCTGCTCATGGCCGCGGTGCTGGCCCGCGGCGGCACGGAGATCGACAACGCGGCCCGGGAGCCGGAGATCGTCGACATCTGCGAGATGCTCAACGCGATGGGCGCGCGCATCTCGGGTGCGGGCACCTCCACCCTGCAGATCGAAGGCGTGCACGCGCTGAGCCCGGTGCGGCACACCACGATCGGCGACCGGATCGTCGGCGGCACCTGGGCGTTCGGGGCCGCGATGACGCGCGGCGACGTGACCGTGCACGGGGTGCGTCCGGAGTTCCTCGACATCGCGCTGGACAAGCTGGTCTCGGCGGGTGCGGTGGTGGATCCGGGGGAGAACAGCTTCCGGGTACGGATGGCCGACCGGCCCACGGCCGTTGACGTGGTGACGCTGCCGTTCCCCGGGTTCGCGACCGACCTGCTGCCCATGGCGCTCGGGCTGGGCGCGGTGAGCCAGGGCTCCTCGCTGATCACCGAGAACATCTTCGACGGCCGGTTCATGTTCGTGAACGAGATGGTGCGGCTCGGCGCCGACATCCGTACCGATGGCCATCACGCGGTCGTGCGGGGCCGGGAACGGCTGTCCGGGGCGCCGGTGCGGGCCACGGACATCCGCGCCGGTGCGGGGCTGGTCATCGCCGGACTGTGCGCCGAGGGCATGACCGAGGTGGGTGAGGTGCACCACATCGACCGGGGCTACCCCGACTTCGTGGCGGACCTCGCCAAGCTCGGGGTGGACGTGGAGCGGGCGCAGGTCGCCGAGCCTCGCTACGGGTTCTGA